A region from the Pseudomonas sp. P8_229 genome encodes:
- a CDS encoding NAD(P)/FAD-dependent oxidoreductase produces MTVPIAIIGTGIAGLSAAQALTETGHTVQLFDKSRGSGGRMSSKRSDAGSLDMGAQYFTARDRRFVNEVQRWQGKGWVAEWQPQLYTFQGGQLNLSPDEQTRWVGTPRMSAITRGLLNGLEVHFACRITEVFRGEEHWHLQDAEGFTHGPFSHVVIATPAPQATALLAAAPKLAGAAAGVKMDPTWAVALAFETPLDTPIEGCFVQDSPLDWLARNRSKPGRDNTLDTWVLHASSAWSRQHIDLSKEAVIEQLHGAFAELLHSAMPAPTFSLAHRWLYARPASGHEWGTLADADLGLYACGDWCLSGRVEGAWLSGQEAARRLHEHLQ; encoded by the coding sequence ATGACTGTACCTATCGCAATCATCGGCACCGGCATCGCCGGTCTCTCCGCCGCCCAGGCGCTGACCGAGACCGGGCATACCGTGCAACTCTTCGATAAAAGCCGCGGCAGTGGCGGACGCATGTCGAGCAAACGCAGCGACGCCGGTTCGCTGGATATGGGTGCGCAGTATTTCACCGCCCGCGACCGGCGCTTCGTCAACGAGGTTCAGCGCTGGCAAGGCAAAGGCTGGGTCGCCGAATGGCAACCGCAGCTCTACACCTTTCAGGGCGGACAACTGAATCTGTCGCCGGACGAGCAGACCCGCTGGGTCGGCACGCCGCGCATGAGTGCCATCACCCGCGGCTTGCTCAATGGTCTGGAAGTGCACTTCGCCTGCCGGATCACCGAAGTCTTTCGCGGTGAAGAACACTGGCACCTGCAGGACGCCGAAGGCTTCACTCATGGCCCCTTCAGCCATGTCGTGATCGCCACGCCAGCGCCGCAAGCCACGGCATTGTTGGCCGCCGCACCGAAACTCGCCGGCGCCGCCGCCGGGGTGAAAATGGACCCGACCTGGGCCGTCGCCCTCGCCTTCGAGACACCGCTGGATACGCCGATCGAAGGTTGCTTCGTGCAGGACAGCCCGCTCGACTGGCTGGCGCGCAACCGCAGCAAGCCGGGGCGCGACAACACCCTCGACACCTGGGTGCTGCACGCCAGCAGTGCCTGGAGCCGGCAACATATTGACCTGTCCAAGGAGGCGGTGATCGAACAACTGCACGGCGCCTTCGCCGAACTGCTGCACAGCGCGATGCCCGCCCCGACGTTCAGCCTCGCCCACCGCTGGCTCTACGCCCGCCCGGCGAGCGGCCACGAATGGGGCACGCTGGCCGATGCCGATCTGGGCCTGTACGCCTGCGGCGACTGGTGTCTCTCGGGGCGTGTCGAAGGGGCCTGGCTGAGCGGTCAGGAAGCCGCGCGCCGCTTGCACGAACACCTGCAGTGA
- a CDS encoding DUF523 and DUF1722 domain-containing protein gives MSDLPAAKPKIAISACLMGAEVRYNGGHKESRLCSRTLSEYFEFVPVCPEVAIGMGIPREPIRLVGDPERPEAIGTVNPAINVTEPLAAYGKRMAGELGDICGYIFMQQSPSCGLERVKVYHANGAPVNGGGRGIYAQAFCAQHPDLPVEEAGRLNDPVLRENFITRVLAYSAWQQLLAQGLSRRALTEFHSRYKYLLMAHNPEQYKALGKLLGNMGQTDPVELGPRYFSELMSALKKCATRRTHSNVLQHISGYLKQAISSEDKQEVQHVIGQYRHGIVPLVVPLTLLKHLFRQHPDPYIAQQVYLQPHPENLSLRNAI, from the coding sequence ATGTCCGACCTTCCTGCCGCCAAACCGAAAATCGCCATCAGCGCCTGCCTGATGGGCGCCGAAGTGCGCTACAACGGTGGGCACAAAGAGTCGCGGCTGTGCAGCCGCACCCTTAGCGAGTATTTCGAATTCGTCCCGGTGTGCCCGGAAGTCGCCATCGGCATGGGTATTCCGCGCGAACCGATCCGCCTGGTCGGCGACCCGGAGCGTCCCGAGGCTATCGGCACCGTTAACCCCGCGATCAACGTCACCGAACCGCTGGCCGCCTACGGCAAGCGAATGGCTGGCGAACTTGGTGACATCTGCGGCTACATCTTCATGCAGCAATCGCCTTCGTGCGGTCTGGAACGGGTCAAGGTCTATCACGCCAACGGCGCGCCGGTGAACGGCGGTGGCCGTGGCATCTATGCCCAGGCGTTCTGCGCGCAGCATCCGGACCTGCCGGTGGAAGAAGCCGGACGCCTCAACGATCCGGTGCTGCGGGAAAACTTCATCACCCGCGTGCTCGCCTACAGCGCCTGGCAACAGTTGCTCGCACAAGGCTTGAGCCGCCGCGCACTGACCGAATTCCACTCGCGCTACAAATACCTGCTGATGGCCCACAACCCGGAGCAATACAAGGCCCTGGGCAAACTGTTGGGCAACATGGGCCAGACCGATCCGGTCGAACTCGGCCCGCGCTACTTCAGCGAATTGATGAGTGCGCTGAAGAAATGCGCCACCCGCCGCACCCACAGCAATGTCCTGCAGCACATCAGCGGATATCTGAAGCAGGCGATCAGCAGCGAAGACAAACAGGAAGTGCAGCATGTCATCGGTCAGTACCGTCACGGCATCGTGCCGCTGGTGGTGCCGCTGACCTTGCTCAAACACCTCTTTCGCCAACACCCGGATCCGTACATTGCGCAACAGGTTTACCTGCAGCCGCATCCGGAAAACCTCAGCCTGCGAAACGCCATTTGA
- a CDS encoding DUF1365 domain-containing protein — translation MNSALYSGWIGHRRFAPRRHEFRYRIGLLYLDLAEQDAVFALSALASRSRFAPFSFRETDYLKTFTGSGMRLIDAVRQQVGAALGHEPQGSVCLLTQPRSWGLAFNPVSFFYCHEADGQLAAILCEVTNTPWRERYHYVLPARAPVDLQDFHQHFAVAKAFHVSPFLPRDLEYRMSFSPAAQTLGVHMADWQGEQKLFDATLNLQRKPLDRRSLHRYLWRFPWMTAKTCLAIYWQAMRLLLKRAPVFAHQAANGSFQTATVPPKEHHHEIL, via the coding sequence ATGAACAGCGCCCTGTACAGTGGCTGGATCGGCCATCGGCGCTTTGCGCCCAGACGCCATGAATTTCGTTACCGGATCGGTTTGCTGTACCTCGATCTGGCCGAACAGGACGCGGTGTTCGCACTGTCAGCGCTCGCCAGTCGCAGCCGCTTTGCGCCGTTTTCGTTTCGCGAAACCGACTACCTGAAAACCTTCACCGGCAGCGGCATGCGCTTGATCGATGCGGTGCGCCAGCAGGTCGGCGCCGCCCTTGGCCATGAGCCGCAAGGATCAGTCTGCCTGCTGACCCAACCGCGCAGCTGGGGTCTGGCGTTCAATCCGGTGAGCTTCTTCTATTGCCACGAGGCTGACGGGCAACTGGCGGCGATTCTCTGTGAAGTGACCAACACGCCGTGGCGCGAGCGTTATCACTACGTGCTGCCGGCGCGCGCACCGGTCGATCTGCAGGACTTTCACCAGCACTTCGCGGTGGCCAAGGCCTTTCATGTCTCGCCGTTCCTGCCGCGCGATCTTGAGTACCGCATGAGTTTCAGCCCGGCCGCGCAAACCCTCGGCGTGCACATGGCCGACTGGCAGGGCGAGCAAAAACTGTTCGACGCCACGCTGAACTTGCAGCGCAAGCCCCTCGATCGCCGCAGCCTGCACCGCTACTTGTGGCGCTTTCCATGGATGACCGCGAAAACCTGCCTGGCGATTTATTGGCAAGCCATGCGTCTGCTGCTCAAGCGTGCCCCGGTTTTTGCTCATCAGGCTGCCAACGGCAGCTTTCAAACCGCCACTGTGCCTCCCAAGGAGCACCACCATGAAATCCTCTAG
- a CDS encoding cyclopropane-fatty-acyl-phospholipid synthase family protein — MKSSSLSVNRLSTNGLTGSLLRRGVLRQLGQLKYGQLLLIEDGEQTLFGTPGSAVLGEIHIQDPATWGMVASNGSIGAGEAFIHGYWSSPDLTAVVRVFVSNLEVLDAMEGGLARLGRPFVQGLHWLNRNTRKGSQKNIAAHYDLGNDLFEQFLDPTMMYSAAQFLTAEDSLEQAQLNKLERICQKLALKPTDHLLEIGTGWGSMALYAAQHYGCHVTTTTLSKEQYAFTAQRIEALGLQDRVTLLLKDYRDLTGEYDKLVSIEMIEAVGHRFLPTYFKQCAHLLKSNGLMLLQAITIREQRYEQARRGVDFIQRYIFPGGALPCVQKMLEIVSRDTDMNLLHMEDFGLHYARTLRLWHENFRRAHGHLSELGYDDYFLRLWEFYLCYCEGGFLERTIGTAQLLLAKPAAMPAPLLGRFDA, encoded by the coding sequence ATGAAATCCTCTAGCCTGTCAGTCAATCGCCTCAGTACCAACGGTTTGACCGGCTCGCTGCTGCGTCGCGGTGTGTTGCGCCAATTGGGGCAACTCAAATACGGCCAACTGCTGCTGATCGAGGACGGTGAGCAAACACTGTTCGGTACCCCGGGCAGTGCGGTGCTGGGCGAAATCCACATACAGGACCCGGCCACCTGGGGCATGGTCGCCAGCAACGGTTCGATCGGTGCAGGCGAGGCGTTTATCCACGGCTATTGGAGTTCGCCTGACCTGACCGCCGTGGTGCGGGTGTTCGTCAGCAATCTTGAAGTGCTGGACGCGATGGAAGGTGGACTGGCCCGCCTGGGTCGACCTTTCGTGCAAGGCCTGCACTGGCTCAACCGCAACACGCGCAAGGGTTCGCAGAAAAATATCGCCGCGCACTACGACTTGGGCAACGACCTGTTCGAACAGTTTCTCGACCCGACAATGATGTATTCGGCAGCGCAGTTCCTCACCGCCGAAGACAGTCTGGAACAGGCACAACTGAACAAGCTGGAACGGATCTGCCAGAAGCTCGCGCTCAAGCCCACCGATCATCTGCTGGAGATCGGCACAGGCTGGGGCAGCATGGCGCTTTACGCCGCGCAGCATTACGGTTGCCATGTAACCACCACAACACTGTCGAAAGAGCAGTACGCGTTTACCGCCCAGCGCATCGAGGCATTGGGACTACAGGATCGGGTGACGCTGCTGCTCAAGGACTACCGCGACCTCACCGGCGAATACGACAAACTGGTGTCGATCGAGATGATCGAAGCAGTCGGCCACCGCTTTCTGCCGACTTACTTCAAGCAATGCGCGCACCTGCTCAAGAGCAACGGCCTGATGCTGTTGCAGGCGATCACCATCCGCGAGCAGCGCTATGAACAGGCCCGGCGCGGCGTCGACTTCATCCAGCGCTATATCTTCCCCGGCGGCGCCCTGCCCTGTGTGCAGAAGATGCTCGAGATCGTCAGCCGCGACACCGACATGAACCTGCTGCACATGGAAGACTTCGGCCTGCACTACGCCCGCACCCTGCGCCTGTGGCACGAGAATTTTCGCCGCGCCCATGGGCACTTGAGCGAGCTGGGGTACGACGATTACTTCCTGCGGTTGTGGGAGTTTTACCTGTGTTACTGCGAAGGCGGGTTCCTGGAGCGCACCATCGGCACCGCGCAATTGCTTCTGGCTAAACCTGCGGCGATGCCGGCACCGCTGCTGGGACGCTTCGATGCTTGA
- a CDS encoding DUF2878 domain-containing protein, translating into MLERLCNAVLFQIGWLACVLGGNSLWLLLALAVLVIHLGWISSWAAEGRLVLSVVIVGTAVDSVLRAAGVFEFQDLSPLIPLWLMLLWALLATTLRHCLQWSARPWWLASALGAVGGAVSYCGGGRLAGVQFPYGELPTLIGIGLLWALLFPLLHAMARRLSH; encoded by the coding sequence ATGCTTGAGCGGCTCTGCAACGCGGTGCTGTTCCAGATCGGATGGCTGGCCTGCGTGCTCGGTGGCAACAGTCTGTGGTTGCTGTTGGCACTGGCGGTACTGGTGATCCATCTGGGCTGGATCAGCAGTTGGGCGGCGGAAGGTCGCCTGGTCCTCAGCGTGGTGATTGTCGGTACGGCGGTGGACAGCGTACTGCGTGCTGCCGGGGTATTCGAGTTCCAGGATCTGTCGCCACTGATTCCGCTGTGGCTGATGCTGCTCTGGGCCTTGCTCGCCACCACATTGCGCCACTGCCTGCAATGGAGCGCCCGGCCATGGTGGCTGGCCAGCGCACTCGGTGCAGTGGGCGGCGCCGTGTCCTATTGCGGTGGCGGACGTTTGGCCGGAGTGCAATTTCCCTACGGCGAACTGCCGACCCTGATCGGCATCGGCCTGCTGTGGGCGCTGCTGTTTCCGTTGCTGCATGCCATGGCGCGACGTCTGAGCCACTGA
- a CDS encoding SDR family NAD(P)-dependent oxidoreductase, whose product MSRTPPRRYWLTGASSGIGAALAEEILKSGAQLAVSSRQLAPLKVLAQRYPGQVLVVAGDLTDSQTVREIGQQIEQVWGALDSVILNAGTCEYVDARQFDASIIEHVVRTNLLASSYCIEAALPLLRKGTTPHLVGMASSVTYLPLPRAEAYGASKAGLRYLFESLRIDLAIEGMDVTIISPGFVETPLTAKNDFPMPLSWPVDKAARHIFTHLKQRPLEIAFPALFMAALWPLSKLPARLQLAIGKRMVRSSPPLRDPT is encoded by the coding sequence ATGAGTCGTACACCTCCACGGCGTTATTGGCTGACCGGTGCCAGCAGTGGCATCGGCGCAGCGCTGGCCGAAGAGATTCTGAAAAGCGGCGCGCAACTGGCCGTCAGCTCGCGTCAATTGGCACCGCTCAAGGTGCTGGCGCAACGTTATCCGGGGCAAGTGCTGGTGGTGGCGGGCGACCTGACTGACAGTCAGACCGTGCGCGAGATCGGCCAGCAGATCGAACAGGTCTGGGGCGCACTGGACAGTGTGATCCTCAATGCCGGCACCTGCGAATACGTCGATGCCCGGCAGTTCGACGCCTCGATCATCGAGCATGTGGTGCGTACCAACCTGCTCGCCAGCAGCTACTGCATCGAAGCCGCCCTGCCGTTACTGCGTAAAGGCACCACACCGCATCTGGTCGGAATGGCCAGTTCCGTGACCTACCTGCCGCTGCCACGGGCCGAGGCCTATGGCGCGTCGAAGGCCGGGCTGCGTTACCTGTTTGAATCGCTGCGCATTGATCTGGCCATCGAGGGCATGGATGTCACCATCATCAGCCCGGGTTTTGTCGAAACGCCACTGACGGCCAAGAACGACTTTCCGATGCCATTGAGCTGGCCTGTTGATAAAGCCGCGCGACACATCTTCACCCACCTCAAGCAACGACCGCTGGAAATCGCCTTTCCGGCACTGTTCATGGCTGCACTGTGGCCACTGTCGAAACTGCCGGCCCGCCTGCAACTGGCGATCGGCAAGCGCATGGTGCGCAGTAGCCCCCCCCTGCGCGACCCAACATGA
- a CDS encoding TIGR01777 family oxidoreductase, whose translation MRILLTGGTGLIGRQLCRYWSGQGHQLTVWSRRPEKVAQICGAQVRGIARLEDVGDEPLDAIINLAGAPIADRPWTHRRKALLWSSRITLTETLLAWLETREQKPQLLISGSAIGWYGDGGERELTEDSPPVIDDFASQLCIAWEETAQRAEAQGIRVVLVRTGLVLSAEGGFLSRLLLPFKLGLGGPLGSGRQWMPWIHIEDQIGLIDFLLHRNQASGPYNACAPKPVRNREFAKTLGSVLRRPAFMPMPALALKVGLGEMSLLLLGGQRAMPARLLEAGFTFQFTDLRAALDDLSGRL comes from the coding sequence ATGCGCATATTGCTGACCGGCGGTACTGGTTTGATCGGACGTCAGCTCTGTCGCTATTGGTCAGGGCAGGGACATCAACTGACGGTATGGAGTCGGCGCCCGGAAAAAGTCGCGCAAATCTGTGGGGCGCAGGTGCGTGGAATTGCACGTCTGGAAGACGTCGGTGATGAGCCGCTGGATGCGATCATCAATCTGGCCGGTGCGCCGATTGCTGATCGGCCATGGACCCACCGGCGCAAGGCGTTGTTGTGGAGCAGCCGTATCACCCTGACCGAAACCCTGCTGGCCTGGCTGGAAACGCGCGAGCAGAAACCGCAGCTGCTGATCTCCGGCTCGGCAATCGGTTGGTATGGCGACGGCGGTGAACGTGAGCTGACAGAAGATTCGCCGCCGGTGATCGACGATTTCGCCAGCCAGTTGTGCATCGCCTGGGAAGAGACCGCGCAACGTGCCGAAGCACAGGGCATTCGTGTGGTGCTGGTACGAACCGGGCTGGTGCTGTCGGCCGAGGGCGGCTTTTTGTCGCGCTTGTTGCTGCCGTTCAAACTCGGCCTGGGCGGGCCTTTGGGCAGTGGCCGGCAGTGGATGCCGTGGATTCATATCGAGGATCAAATCGGCCTGATTGATTTTCTTCTGCACCGCAATCAGGCGAGCGGTCCTTATAATGCCTGCGCACCCAAACCGGTGCGCAATCGCGAGTTTGCCAAGACGCTGGGCAGCGTATTGCGCCGCCCGGCGTTCATGCCGATGCCGGCCCTGGCGCTGAAAGTCGGGCTTGGCGAAATGTCATTGTTGTTGCTGGGCGGCCAACGCGCCATGCCGGCACGCTTGCTGGAAGCGGGTTTCACTTTCCAGTTCACGGATTTGCGCGCGGCCCTGGATGATCTCTCCGGCCGCCTTTGA
- the phrB gene encoding deoxyribodipyrimidine photo-lyase, whose protein sequence is MQLIWLRSDLRQHDNTALAAAAARGPTVAVYLLSPQQWLEHDAAACKVDFWLRNLRELSARLGELNIPLLLRTAAHWDQAPAALLELCRQLNIEAVHVNEEYGVHESRRDAAVALALKTKGITFQSYLDQLLFKPGTVLTKTETYFQVFSQFRKVCYERLHRSMPALVKAPGKQSKLNIDSDPVPESVEGFATPSASLRALWPAGEQEARRRLDTFADAQIDYYQSERDFPAKPGTSQLSAYLATGVISPRQCLHAALQSNQGEFDSGKVGAVTWINELLWREFYKHILVGYPRVSRNRAFRPETEALAWRDAPDELAAWQEARTGLPIIDAAMRQLLETGWMHNRLRMVVAMFLTKNLLIDWREGERFFMQHLIDGDLAANNGGWQWSASTGTDSAPYFRIFNPLSQSEKFDREGLFIKHWLPELADLNKKEVHNPASTGGLFGVADYPSPIVNLGASRERALAAFKNLPSRSSMGEAHE, encoded by the coding sequence ATGCAACTGATCTGGCTGCGCAGCGACTTGCGCCAACATGACAACACCGCCCTCGCGGCCGCCGCAGCGCGCGGCCCCACGGTTGCCGTGTATCTGTTGAGCCCGCAGCAATGGCTGGAGCACGACGCCGCCGCGTGCAAGGTCGACTTCTGGCTGCGCAATCTGCGTGAACTGAGCGCCCGCCTCGGCGAGTTGAACATTCCGTTGCTGCTGCGCACCGCGGCCCATTGGGATCAGGCCCCGGCGGCGCTGCTCGAACTTTGCCGCCAACTGAACATCGAAGCCGTGCACGTCAACGAAGAATACGGCGTCCACGAAAGCCGTCGCGATGCAGCAGTCGCCCTGGCCCTGAAAACCAAAGGCATCACGTTTCAAAGTTATCTGGATCAACTGCTGTTCAAGCCCGGCACGGTACTGACCAAAACCGAGACTTACTTTCAGGTGTTCAGTCAGTTCCGCAAGGTCTGCTACGAGCGCCTGCACCGCTCAATGCCTGCGCTGGTAAAAGCACCCGGAAAACAGTCGAAACTGAACATCGACAGCGATCCGGTGCCCGAGTCGGTCGAAGGCTTTGCAACACCGAGCGCGTCATTGCGCGCCCTGTGGCCGGCCGGCGAGCAGGAAGCCCGGCGCCGCCTCGACACCTTCGCCGACGCGCAAATTGACTACTACCAGAGCGAACGCGACTTCCCGGCCAAGCCCGGTACCAGTCAACTCTCGGCCTATCTGGCCACAGGGGTGATCTCGCCGCGCCAATGCCTGCACGCCGCCCTGCAAAGCAATCAGGGCGAGTTCGACAGCGGCAAGGTCGGCGCGGTGACCTGGATCAACGAGCTGCTGTGGCGCGAGTTCTACAAGCACATTCTGGTCGGCTACCCACGGGTCTCGCGCAACCGTGCGTTTCGCCCGGAAACCGAGGCCCTGGCCTGGCGCGATGCGCCGGACGAGCTGGCAGCGTGGCAAGAGGCGCGCACCGGGTTGCCGATCATCGATGCGGCCATGCGCCAACTGCTGGAAACCGGCTGGATGCACAACCGCTTGCGGATGGTGGTGGCGATGTTCCTGACCAAAAACCTGCTGATCGACTGGCGCGAAGGCGAACGATTTTTCATGCAGCATCTGATCGACGGCGACCTGGCGGCGAACAACGGTGGCTGGCAGTGGAGTGCTTCGACCGGTACCGATTCGGCGCCGTACTTCCGCATTTTCAACCCGCTGAGCCAATCGGAAAAATTCGACAGAGAAGGCCTGTTCATCAAGCACTGGCTGCCTGAACTGGCCGATCTGAACAAAAAGGAAGTGCACAACCCGGCCAGTACCGGCGGGCTGTTCGGCGTCGCGGACTATCCGTCGCCGATCGTCAATCTCGGGGCTTCGCGCGAACGGGCGCTGGCGGCGTTCAAGAACCTGCCGTCGCGCTCGTCTATGGGAGAGGCCCATGAGTGA
- a CDS encoding MerR family transcriptional regulator, translated as MNDTLDTSAREDLGTDFKKALDEGWLPIREVARQTGVNAITLRAWERRYGLIVPQRTPKGHRLYSSEHVQRILTILTWLNRGVAVSQVKPLLDTPQAFTETVENDWQRLRHALLHAVTELNERNLDDSINQAMALYPPRTLCEQLLLPLLAELEQRWQGQFGAQMERVFFYSWLRSKFGARIYHNNRQLHAAPLLLINHSDLALEPHLWLCAWLISSADCPVQVFDWPLPAGELALAVEHLQARGVLLYSSKAMNLAQLPKLLNGVSAPKMLVGPTVCIHQTELSVKTREIADLFLAEDPLSAHQVLVQRGLI; from the coding sequence ATGAACGACACACTCGACACCAGCGCCCGGGAAGACCTCGGCACCGACTTCAAGAAAGCCCTCGACGAGGGCTGGCTGCCGATCCGTGAGGTTGCGCGGCAGACCGGCGTCAACGCCATCACCCTGCGCGCCTGGGAGCGCCGTTACGGGCTGATCGTGCCGCAACGCACGCCCAAGGGCCATCGCCTGTATTCCAGCGAACATGTGCAACGGATCCTGACCATCCTCACCTGGCTCAACCGGGGGGTGGCGGTCAGTCAGGTCAAACCGCTGCTCGACACGCCACAAGCCTTCACCGAAACGGTGGAGAACGACTGGCAACGCCTGCGTCATGCCTTGCTCCACGCCGTCACCGAGCTCAACGAACGCAACCTCGACGACAGCATCAACCAGGCCATGGCCCTGTATCCGCCACGTACCCTGTGCGAGCAATTGTTGTTGCCGCTGCTGGCCGAACTCGAGCAACGTTGGCAGGGCCAGTTCGGTGCGCAGATGGAGCGGGTATTCTTTTATTCGTGGTTACGCAGCAAATTCGGCGCACGCATCTACCATAACAATCGGCAGTTACACGCTGCGCCCCTGCTGTTGATCAACCATTCGGATCTCGCACTGGAACCACATCTGTGGCTATGCGCGTGGCTGATCAGCAGTGCCGATTGCCCGGTGCAAGTGTTCGACTGGCCGCTACCGGCCGGAGAACTGGCACTGGCGGTCGAGCACCTGCAAGCGCGTGGCGTACTGCTGTATTCGAGCAAGGCGATGAACCTGGCACAGCTGCCAAAATTGTTGAATGGCGTCAGTGCTCCAAAAATGCTGGTCGGACCAACGGTATGCATCCACCAGACCGAATTGTCCGTAAAAACACGTGAAATCGCTGATTTGTTCCTGGCCGAAGATCCGCTCTCGGCACATCAGGTGCTCGTTCAGCGTGGGCTGATTTAA
- a CDS encoding TIGR02450 family Trp-rich protein, with amino-acid sequence MNRINPQKLLLSKWTAAQPQDREKHFLVTELFRDEEGRVLEIELQAVLTQRAERLDWQILKNDDHWLLGWK; translated from the coding sequence GTGAACCGCATCAACCCGCAAAAACTGCTGCTGTCGAAATGGACAGCAGCCCAACCGCAAGACCGCGAAAAGCATTTTCTGGTGACCGAACTGTTCCGCGATGAGGAAGGTAGGGTGCTGGAGATCGAATTGCAGGCGGTGCTCACGCAGCGCGCCGAGCGCCTCGATTGGCAAATTCTCAAGAACGATGATCACTGGCTATTGGGCTGGAAATAA
- a CDS encoding NAD(P)/FAD-dependent oxidoreductase, giving the protein MRIAIVGSGIAGLTCAYLLNRRHDVTVFEASDWVGGHTHTVQVTVDGRQYSVDTGFIVFNDWTYPNFIRLLGQLGVSFKPTEMSFSVTDPDTGLEYNGNNLNSLFAQRRNLLSPGFWGMLRDILRFNKEAQRDLAEQRIAADTTLDDYLKAGGYGERFILHYIVPMGSAIWSMPMAEMLNFPLQFFVRFFNNHGLLSVRDRPLWQVIEGGSSAYVAPLIAAFNDKIRLSCPVTRIDRDEHGVVIHSPAGIERFDKVVLACHSDQALPLLTRPSQVERAILGALPYADNEVVLHTDTRLLPSRKLAWASWNYRLSGAGHTHAAVTYDMNILQGIASDTTFCVSLNQSAGINPFKVLAKYTYAHPQFSLAAVAAQNRWAELDGQQHTHYCGAYWANGFHEDGVVSALRVAAAFGESL; this is encoded by the coding sequence ATGAGAATCGCCATTGTCGGCAGCGGGATCGCGGGCCTGACCTGCGCGTACCTGCTCAATCGCCGACATGACGTCACGGTGTTCGAGGCCAGCGACTGGGTCGGCGGCCACACGCACACCGTGCAGGTGACCGTCGATGGCCGCCAATACAGCGTGGACACCGGTTTCATCGTGTTCAACGACTGGACCTACCCGAACTTCATTCGTTTGCTCGGCCAGCTCGGGGTGTCGTTCAAACCGACCGAAATGAGCTTCTCGGTGACCGATCCGGACACGGGCCTGGAATACAACGGTAACAACCTCAACAGCCTGTTCGCCCAGCGTCGCAACCTGCTGTCGCCGGGGTTCTGGGGCATGTTGCGCGACATCCTGCGTTTCAATAAAGAAGCCCAGCGCGATCTCGCCGAACAACGGATCGCCGCCGACACCACGCTCGACGATTACCTCAAGGCCGGCGGTTACGGCGAACGCTTCATCCTGCATTACATCGTGCCCATGGGCTCGGCGATCTGGTCGATGCCGATGGCCGAGATGCTCAATTTCCCGCTGCAGTTCTTCGTGCGGTTCTTCAACAACCATGGCCTGTTGTCGGTCAGGGATCGCCCGCTATGGCAGGTGATCGAGGGTGGCTCCAGTGCCTACGTTGCGCCGTTGATCGCTGCGTTCAACGATAAGATCCGCCTCAGTTGCCCCGTGACCCGCATCGATCGCGACGAACACGGCGTGGTTATCCACAGCCCGGCCGGCATCGAGCGCTTCGACAAAGTAGTGCTCGCCTGCCACAGCGATCAGGCCCTGCCACTGCTGACCCGCCCCAGCCAGGTGGAACGGGCGATCCTCGGCGCCCTGCCCTACGCCGACAACGAAGTGGTGCTGCACACCGACACCCGCCTGCTGCCTTCGCGCAAACTGGCCTGGGCCAGTTGGAACTATCGCTTGAGTGGTGCCGGCCATACGCATGCCGCAGTCACCTACGACATGAACATCCTGCAGGGGATAGCGAGCGACACCACGTTCTGCGTCAGCCTCAATCAGAGCGCCGGCATCAACCCGTTCAAGGTGCTCGCCAAATACACCTACGCCCACCCGCAATTCAGCCTCGCGGCAGTCGCGGCGCAGAACCGCTGGGCCGAGCTGGACGGTCAGCAACACACCCATTACTGCGGCGCCTACTGGGCCAACGGCTTTCATGAGGACGGCGTGGTCAGCGCCTTGCGTGTGGCCGCCGCGTTCGGGGAAAGCTTATGA
- a CDS encoding nuclear transport factor 2 family protein: MSEFLRRFARQFAELNKGNLQRLGELYSDDIHFTDPLHEVQGLAQLQHYFSELYANVNELRFDFHGFDQIGDCEGYLRWVMSYRHPRLAGGRLIRVAGCSHLLWRDKVYRHRDYFDAGAMLYEHLPVLGRLIAWLKRRMG, translated from the coding sequence ATGAGTGAATTTCTGCGTCGCTTCGCTCGCCAGTTTGCCGAATTGAACAAAGGCAACCTGCAACGTCTGGGCGAGCTGTACAGCGATGACATTCACTTCACCGACCCGTTGCACGAAGTCCAGGGGCTGGCGCAACTGCAGCATTACTTCAGCGAGCTGTACGCCAACGTCAACGAGCTGCGCTTTGACTTCCACGGCTTCGACCAGATCGGTGACTGTGAAGGCTACCTGCGCTGGGTCATGAGTTACCGCCACCCGCGCCTGGCGGGTGGCCGATTGATTCGCGTCGCCGGGTGTTCGCACCTGCTGTGGCGCGACAAGGTCTATCGCCACCGGGATTATTTCGATGCCGGGGCCATGCTATATGAACATTTACCCGTATTGGGCCGGCTGATTGCCTGGCTGAAAAGGAGAATGGGATGA